One genomic segment of Candidatus Hydrogenedentota bacterium includes these proteins:
- a CDS encoding 4Fe-4S binding protein: MEAVKTVSDGMAISAARTTVDYTRKSPIKINLAWCKGCDICSALCPRCVLEPDRNRMPVVAHPEECTQCGICWMHCPDFAITSNVN; the protein is encoded by the coding sequence ATGGAAGCAGTAAAGACGGTATCCGACGGCATGGCGATTTCCGCGGCAAGAACCACGGTTGATTACACGCGCAAGTCTCCAATCAAGATCAATCTGGCGTGGTGCAAGGGATGCGACATCTGCTCCGCCCTGTGTCCCCGCTGTGTGCTCGAACCGGACCGCAACCGCATGCCGGTCGTGGCGCATCCCGAAGAATGCACCCAGTGCGGCATTTGCTGGATGCACTGCCCGGATTTCGCCATCACGTCGAACGTCAACTGA